A single region of the Stigmatella aurantiaca genome encodes:
- a CDS encoding FG-GAP-like repeat-containing protein, with product MPTRLSLALLMVSLATACIDGHPPVNAGELRRGPDAALSTVEVQPATGIVADGVSVARVIVTVRDRSGKTLSAQAVAFTATGTDNLLVQPPATGETGVAEGSIASTRAETKVLTVTVGTGSEQVTLTQRPEVTFVPGAAGLSFLTQPPATSRAGAVFAPPVQVRVQDGTGNVPAEPVAVTLSLEPAAGGAVLSGTLSQTTAAGTAAFADLDVKKAGTGYRLRASAPGYAPVDSEPFDITAGVADPSKTTVVVEPSKTTVVADGEDFTSITLTARDAFGNPVAGQTIGFSASGTLNVLSSAAGVTDADGTFTTELRSTKAEPKTVTATLAGTALPSSPAVMFIPGPPARLAFLTQPPETVPVGQVLSPAVQVQAFDARDNAVQDSGLAVTVALVATNGATLQGTAARMTATGVASFDDLSLQQTGTDYRLSASAGSLPAVQSEPFDVVSSQPDLSKTTVEVSKSPVVADGVDFTTVTVTVRDAFGNPLSGHAVGLSVTGTGNVLSAAGGTSGADGKVTAALRSTKAEAKTVEATLAGTVLTPHPEVVFVPGPAARLAFATQPPPVTPAGQVLSPAVRVQVLDAKDNPVVFPALTVTLELVATNGAVLQGTAAQMTAESVAAFGDLSLQKAGTGYRLNASAGSLPVVQSEPFDITALEPALDKTTVEVSKSPVVADGVDFTTVTVTVRDTYGNPLAGKAVGLSVTGTGNVLSSPGGTTGAAGTFTAEVRSTKAETKTVEATLAGAVLPPHPEAVFVPGPPAKLAFATQPPPTTPAGQALTPAVRVQVLDAHDNPVVSPALTVTVALVATNGAVLQGTAARMAAESVATFDDLSIVQPGTGYRLSASAASLPAVQSEPFTIAPLEPSLDKTTVEVSKSPVVADDVDFTTLTVTARDGLNNPVPGQAVTVAVSGSDNTLPAASGTTGPDGRFTTTLRSTKAETKEVQATLNGTAVPQRPQVVFIAGPAQKLVFATQPPSSAAAGALLDIAVQVLDAHDNVVTGATAPVALALDASNGATLEGTTSQVPASGLATFGDVNVRKAGTGYRLRATSAGLTPAVSEPFSVTAGAPVVLTSSLTVSPTTPIPADNTTEATLLVRVRDAYGNAVAGEPVALTVSGLGNTLAPESGVSSATGEFTARLKSSRAEVKTVQAQVGTLALASQDVTFVPGGLALLTLTASPLELEADGIAQTLLTATAEDAAGNRIPGLSLTFSAGGAQNTFTVPSGTTDANGQLLSQLRSTSSGVKPVNVTGEGKVGTVLVTFLRPGAQISNPHLPVNPASGCVVVEYTLAQPQSARADVLIEYESQGVFKRVTQAGSLTGSGLQGLATSPTGLTHTFLWNSTADVALADVTTRLRLTAQVSGALPSSTLLAGVNLRNGLRFEPPGLVPAGSSAQVLGRLDVDGDGRMDVVAGSATSGELQVLKGTGAGTFGAPTAVSLGTGEGAVALLVADLNRDGRPDVLVASPTHKVFLVPGGVSALGTPGLLATLSGVTRGLTVGDFNRDGRLDWAGVTDAGTLEISLATATGFAAPAVRSVGGTPVALAAGDFNQDDRMDLLFGGPSGDVQVMLGTGAGTFGAASPLGVGPGTVALAVAELNRDGRLDVVAARGTQGLVSVAHGNPDGTFSVLPAVNTGGTPSAVAVEDLDGNGQPDVLVAGVGGNVLVLKGQSDGSLSSSPLSVPAGGPNSAVVVVDADLSGRPDVVAALGGAGLSVVLNTRADRCEGSLDAALQLTVSTKPSASTTPDLDGDGRPDLVVASEGASAVDIARGLGNGTFTAFTTVPLGTGAVNPQGVASGDFNADGRVDLVTANLGSGSVSLLLANGSGGYDVSTLSSGSSTRAVATADFDLDGHLDIAAVNTGANNVRVFFGNGDGTFGESKTLNTASAPYALVVADFNGDGRPDIATANSSSGNVTSLRNDGGRVFTALSVFAVRPGPRSLAAADFNRDNKMDLAVANYGDDSVSVLLGQGNGTFATAINTTANQGAKQEFRQPRGVAVGDFNADGWPDVAVGSSLGPSIALLLGNPVAAGSPYGPMLLGPTLAVGTGLSSLTGVDLDGDGRRDLVATLSTASSSPHRVSVLRGTGSTAMGTRGFSVLATSTTADARGALVADVNRDGKPDLLTVNTTTLVMSLLLNDGTGHFPELHAHPVGSSSQSVVVGDVNRDGKPDMLVASSGSGLIYIHLGNGTGGVESTSTRASSSARSLALVDMDQDGDLDIVVGSGSSVGIHLNDGSGTFGTLVTAPSSGGSPRSLITADFNGDGRLDAAFANSSASNSVGVLLGNGVGNFTAAKLVNLGTACVSLAAGDLDQDGKLDLAVACGIPGNTTNNQVRVLKGQGNGNFTPTVALSTSSPSAMEGVAIADLDGDGRLDVAATALAGSAESVVVWRGNGAGGFGGPVAWATVAGGQSLAVGDFNGDGLMDAFTGGNSQAGVLLSR from the coding sequence GTGCCCACGCGTCTGTCACTCGCGCTGTTGATGGTATCCCTGGCCACCGCCTGTATCGACGGCCACCCTCCCGTCAACGCGGGGGAGCTGAGACGGGGGCCGGATGCGGCGCTCTCCACCGTGGAGGTGCAGCCCGCCACGGGCATCGTCGCGGACGGCGTGAGCGTCGCGCGCGTCATCGTCACGGTGCGGGACAGGTCGGGCAAGACTTTAAGCGCGCAGGCGGTGGCCTTCACCGCCACGGGCACGGACAACCTCCTGGTCCAGCCGCCCGCCACGGGTGAAACGGGCGTGGCCGAGGGCAGCATCGCCTCCACGCGCGCGGAGACGAAGGTGCTCACCGTCACCGTGGGCACGGGCAGCGAGCAGGTGACGCTCACGCAGCGGCCCGAGGTGACGTTCGTTCCGGGGGCCGCGGGGCTCTCGTTCCTCACCCAGCCGCCGGCCACCTCGCGCGCGGGGGCGGTGTTCGCCCCGCCGGTGCAGGTCCGGGTGCAGGACGGCACGGGCAACGTGCCGGCCGAGCCGGTGGCGGTGACGCTGAGCCTGGAGCCCGCGGCGGGCGGCGCGGTGCTGAGCGGCACCCTCTCGCAGACGACGGCCGCGGGCACGGCGGCGTTCGCGGACCTGGATGTGAAGAAGGCGGGCACGGGGTACCGGCTGCGCGCCAGCGCGCCGGGGTATGCCCCCGTGGACAGCGAGCCCTTCGACATCACTGCGGGGGTGGCCGACCCGTCGAAGACCACCGTGGTGGTCGAGCCGTCGAAGACCACCGTGGTGGCCGATGGCGAGGACTTCACCTCCATCACCCTCACCGCGCGCGATGCGTTCGGCAACCCCGTGGCGGGGCAGACGATTGGGTTCTCCGCCTCGGGCACGCTCAACGTGCTCTCGTCCGCCGCGGGCGTGACGGACGCGGACGGCACGTTCACCACGGAGCTGCGCTCCACCAAGGCCGAGCCGAAGACCGTGACGGCCACCCTGGCCGGCACGGCGCTGCCCTCGTCCCCGGCGGTGATGTTCATCCCGGGGCCGCCCGCGCGGCTGGCGTTCCTGACGCAGCCGCCCGAGACGGTGCCCGTGGGGCAGGTGCTCTCGCCCGCCGTGCAGGTACAGGCGTTCGATGCGCGGGACAATGCGGTGCAGGACTCGGGCTTGGCGGTGACGGTGGCGCTGGTGGCCACGAACGGCGCCACGCTTCAGGGCACCGCGGCGCGGATGACGGCCACGGGCGTGGCTTCCTTCGATGACCTGAGCCTCCAGCAGACCGGCACGGACTACCGGCTGAGCGCCAGCGCGGGGAGCCTGCCCGCGGTGCAGAGCGAGCCCTTCGATGTCGTCTCCTCGCAGCCCGACCTGAGCAAGACGACGGTGGAGGTGAGCAAGAGCCCCGTGGTGGCCGATGGCGTGGACTTCACCACCGTGACGGTCACCGTGCGGGATGCGTTCGGCAACCCCCTGTCCGGCCATGCGGTGGGGCTGAGCGTCACGGGGACGGGCAATGTCCTCTCGGCCGCGGGCGGCACCAGCGGCGCGGACGGCAAGGTCACCGCGGCGCTGCGCTCCACGAAGGCCGAGGCGAAGACGGTGGAGGCCACGCTCGCCGGGACGGTGTTGACGCCTCACCCCGAGGTGGTGTTCGTGCCCGGGCCGGCCGCGAGGCTGGCCTTCGCGACGCAGCCGCCTCCCGTGACGCCCGCGGGGCAGGTGCTCTCGCCCGCCGTGCGCGTCCAGGTGCTCGACGCGAAGGACAACCCCGTGGTGTTTCCGGCGCTCACGGTGACGCTGGAGCTGGTGGCCACCAACGGTGCGGTGCTCCAGGGCACGGCGGCGCAGATGACGGCCGAGAGCGTGGCCGCCTTCGGCGACCTGAGCCTCCAGAAGGCGGGCACGGGCTACCGGCTGAATGCCAGCGCGGGGAGCCTGCCCGTGGTGCAGAGCGAGCCCTTTGACATCACCGCACTGGAGCCCGCGCTCGACAAGACGACGGTGGAAGTCAGCAAGAGCCCCGTGGTGGCCGATGGCGTGGACTTCACCACCGTGACCGTCACCGTCCGGGACACCTACGGCAATCCCCTGGCCGGCAAGGCCGTGGGGCTGAGCGTCACGGGCACGGGCAATGTCCTGTCGTCCCCGGGAGGCACGACGGGCGCGGCGGGCACGTTCACCGCCGAGGTGCGCTCCACGAAGGCCGAGACGAAGACGGTGGAGGCCACGCTGGCGGGGGCGGTGCTGCCGCCACACCCCGAGGCGGTGTTCGTGCCCGGGCCGCCCGCGAAGCTGGCCTTCGCGACGCAGCCGCCCCCCACGACGCCCGCGGGCCAGGCCTTGACGCCGGCGGTCCGGGTCCAGGTGCTCGATGCGCATGACAACCCGGTGGTGTCGCCGGCGCTCACGGTGACGGTGGCCCTGGTGGCCACCAACGGCGCGGTGCTCCAGGGCACGGCGGCGCGGATGGCGGCCGAGAGCGTGGCCACCTTCGATGACCTGAGCATCGTGCAGCCCGGCACGGGCTACCGGTTGAGCGCCAGCGCGGCGAGCCTGCCCGCGGTGCAGAGCGAGCCGTTCACCATCGCCCCCCTGGAGCCCTCGCTCGACAAGACGACGGTGGAAGTCAGCAAGAGCCCCGTGGTGGCCGATGACGTGGACTTCACCACCCTGACGGTCACCGCCCGGGATGGTTTGAACAACCCGGTGCCCGGACAGGCGGTGACGGTGGCCGTCTCGGGCTCGGACAACACCCTGCCGGCCGCCTCGGGCACCACGGGCCCGGACGGACGGTTCACCACGACGCTGCGCTCCACCAAGGCCGAGACCAAGGAGGTCCAGGCGACGTTGAATGGCACCGCCGTTCCCCAGCGCCCCCAGGTGGTGTTCATCGCGGGCCCTGCCCAGAAGCTCGTCTTCGCCACCCAGCCGCCGTCCAGCGCCGCCGCGGGCGCGCTCCTGGACATCGCCGTCCAGGTGCTCGATGCCCATGACAACGTGGTGACGGGAGCCACCGCCCCGGTGGCGCTCGCCCTGGATGCCAGCAACGGCGCCACGCTGGAGGGCACCACGAGCCAGGTGCCCGCCAGTGGCCTGGCCACCTTCGGAGACGTGAACGTCCGGAAGGCGGGCACGGGCTACCGGCTGCGCGCCACGTCGGCGGGCCTGACCCCGGCGGTGAGTGAGCCCTTCTCGGTCACCGCGGGTGCGCCCGTGGTCCTCACCTCCTCGCTCACCGTGTCGCCCACCACGCCCATTCCCGCGGACAACACCACCGAGGCCACGCTGCTCGTGAGGGTGCGCGATGCCTACGGCAACGCGGTGGCGGGCGAGCCCGTGGCCCTGACCGTCTCGGGGCTGGGCAACACGCTGGCGCCCGAGAGCGGCGTCTCCAGCGCGACGGGGGAGTTCACCGCCCGGCTGAAGTCCTCGCGCGCGGAGGTGAAGACGGTGCAGGCGCAGGTGGGCACGCTGGCGCTGGCGTCCCAGGACGTCACCTTCGTGCCGGGCGGCCTGGCGCTGCTCACGCTGACGGCCTCGCCCCTGGAGCTGGAGGCCGATGGCATCGCGCAGACCCTCCTGACGGCCACCGCCGAGGACGCGGCCGGCAACCGCATCCCAGGCCTGTCCCTGACGTTCAGCGCGGGGGGCGCGCAGAACACCTTCACCGTGCCCTCGGGCACCACGGATGCGAACGGCCAGCTCCTGTCCCAGCTCCGCTCGACGTCCTCCGGGGTGAAGCCGGTGAACGTCACCGGCGAGGGCAAGGTGGGCACCGTCCTCGTCACCTTCCTGCGGCCGGGCGCGCAGATCTCCAACCCGCACCTGCCCGTGAACCCCGCCTCCGGCTGCGTGGTGGTCGAGTACACGCTCGCCCAGCCACAGTCGGCGCGGGCCGATGTCCTCATCGAGTACGAGTCCCAGGGGGTCTTCAAGCGCGTCACCCAGGCGGGCTCGCTCACCGGCTCGGGCCTGCAGGGGCTGGCCACCTCCCCCACGGGCCTCACGCACACGTTCCTCTGGAACAGCACCGCGGACGTGGCGCTCGCCGATGTGACGACCCGGCTGCGCCTCACCGCGCAGGTCTCGGGCGCGCTGCCCTCCAGCACCCTCCTGGCGGGCGTGAACCTGCGCAATGGGCTGCGCTTCGAGCCGCCGGGCCTGGTGCCCGCGGGCAGCAGCGCGCAGGTGCTGGGGCGCCTGGACGTGGATGGGGATGGCCGGATGGACGTGGTGGCGGGCAGCGCCACCTCGGGCGAGCTTCAGGTGCTCAAGGGCACGGGCGCGGGCACCTTCGGCGCCCCCACCGCCGTCAGCCTGGGCACGGGCGAGGGCGCCGTGGCGCTGCTCGTGGCGGACCTCAACCGCGATGGCAGGCCGGACGTGCTGGTGGCCTCTCCCACGCACAAGGTCTTCCTCGTGCCGGGGGGCGTGAGCGCCCTGGGCACGCCGGGCCTCCTGGCCACGCTCTCGGGCGTGACGCGGGGGCTCACGGTGGGCGACTTCAACCGGGATGGCCGGCTGGACTGGGCGGGCGTCACGGACGCGGGCACGCTGGAGATCTCCCTCGCCACGGCCACGGGCTTCGCGGCCCCCGCGGTGCGGAGCGTGGGTGGCACGCCCGTGGCCCTGGCCGCCGGGGACTTCAACCAGGATGACCGGATGGATCTGCTGTTCGGAGGCCCCTCCGGGGACGTGCAGGTGATGCTGGGCACGGGCGCGGGCACCTTCGGCGCGGCCTCGCCGCTGGGCGTGGGGCCGGGCACGGTGGCGCTCGCGGTGGCGGAGCTGAACCGGGATGGCCGGCTGGACGTGGTGGCGGCCCGGGGCACGCAGGGCCTGGTGAGCGTGGCGCATGGCAACCCCGATGGCACCTTCTCCGTGCTGCCGGCGGTGAACACCGGGGGCACGCCCTCGGCCGTGGCCGTGGAGGACCTGGATGGCAACGGGCAGCCGGACGTGCTGGTGGCGGGCGTGGGCGGCAACGTGCTCGTCCTGAAGGGCCAGAGCGATGGCTCCCTTTCCTCCTCGCCCCTGAGCGTCCCCGCGGGCGGGCCGAACTCGGCGGTGGTGGTGGTGGACGCGGACCTCAGCGGCCGGCCCGACGTGGTGGCCGCGCTGGGCGGCGCGGGCCTGTCCGTGGTGCTCAACACGCGGGCGGACCGCTGCGAGGGCTCCCTCGACGCGGCCCTCCAGCTCACGGTGTCCACCAAGCCGTCGGCGTCCACGACGCCGGACCTCGACGGGGACGGCCGGCCGGACCTGGTGGTCGCCTCCGAGGGGGCCTCGGCGGTCGACATCGCGCGCGGGCTCGGCAACGGGACGTTCACCGCCTTCACCACGGTGCCGCTCGGCACGGGCGCGGTGAATCCCCAGGGCGTGGCGAGCGGGGACTTCAACGCGGATGGCCGCGTGGACCTGGTGACCGCGAACCTGGGCTCGGGCAGCGTGAGCCTGCTGCTCGCCAACGGCTCGGGAGGGTATGACGTCTCCACCCTGTCCTCGGGTTCCTCGACGCGGGCGGTGGCCACTGCGGACTTCGACCTGGATGGGCACCTGGACATCGCCGCCGTCAACACGGGGGCGAACAACGTGAGGGTATTCTTCGGCAACGGCGACGGCACCTTCGGGGAGAGCAAGACCCTCAACACCGCATCGGCCCCCTATGCGCTCGTGGTGGCGGACTTCAATGGGGATGGGCGGCCCGACATCGCCACCGCCAACAGCTCGTCCGGCAACGTCACCTCGCTGCGCAACGACGGCGGCCGGGTGTTCACCGCGCTGAGCGTGTTCGCGGTGAGGCCCGGGCCGCGCTCCCTGGCCGCCGCCGACTTCAACCGGGACAACAAGATGGACCTGGCCGTGGCCAACTACGGCGATGACTCGGTCAGCGTGCTGCTGGGGCAGGGCAACGGCACCTTCGCGACGGCCATCAACACGACGGCCAACCAGGGGGCCAAACAGGAGTTCCGTCAACCCCGTGGCGTGGCGGTGGGTGACTTCAACGCGGATGGCTGGCCCGATGTGGCGGTGGGCAGCAGCCTGGGCCCCAGCATCGCCTTGCTGCTGGGCAATCCCGTGGCGGCAGGCAGCCCCTACGGCCCGATGCTCCTGGGGCCCACGCTCGCCGTGGGCACGGGCCTGAGCAGCCTCACGGGCGTGGATCTGGATGGGGATGGGCGGCGGGACCTGGTGGCCACCCTGAGCACGGCCAGCAGCTCTCCCCACCGCGTCAGCGTGCTGCGGGGCACGGGCTCCACGGCCATGGGCACCCGGGGCTTCTCCGTCCTGGCCACCTCCACCACGGCGGATGCGCGCGGCGCCCTGGTGGCGGACGTGAACCGGGACGGGAAGCCGGACCTGCTCACCGTCAACACCACCACCTTGGTCATGAGCCTGCTGCTGAACGATGGCACCGGGCACTTCCCGGAGCTGCACGCGCACCCGGTGGGCAGCAGCTCCCAGTCGGTGGTGGTGGGCGACGTGAACCGGGATGGAAAGCCCGACATGCTGGTGGCCAGCAGCGGCTCCGGCCTCATCTACATCCACCTGGGCAATGGGACCGGAGGCGTGGAGAGCACCTCCACGCGCGCCTCCAGCTCGGCGCGGTCCCTGGCGCTCGTGGACATGGATCAGGATGGGGACCTGGACATCGTGGTGGGCAGCGGCTCGTCGGTGGGCATCCACCTCAACGATGGCAGCGGCACCTTCGGTACCCTCGTCACCGCGCCGTCCTCGGGTGGCTCGCCGCGCTCCCTCATCACCGCGGACTTCAATGGGGATGGCCGGCTGGATGCCGCCTTCGCCAACTCCAGCGCCTCCAACAGCGTGGGCGTGCTGCTGGGCAACGGGGTGGGCAACTTCACGGCCGCGAAGTTGGTGAACCTGGGCACCGCCTGCGTGAGCCTGGCGGCCGGAGACCTCGACCAGGACGGGAAGCTGGACCTGGCGGTGGCGTGCGGCATTCCGGGCAACACCACCAACAACCAGGTGCGCGTCCTGAAGGGCCAGGGCAACGGCAACTTCACGCCCACCGTCGCGCTGTCCACCTCCAGCCC
- a CDS encoding thioredoxin family protein — protein sequence MKRALTAFALTTALGLAAPALAADTVEVGKPAPDFKLKDEAGKEHSLSQYKGKLVVLEWTNPGCPFVQRHYSANTMETTLKGYDANKVVWLAVDSTSSNTADKSASWKKTEGFTYPVLLDTDGKVGHAYNAKTTPHMYVIDEKGVLRYAGAIDDDPRGKKDTDVNYVKTALDALTTGKAVPTATSEPYGCTVKYKS from the coding sequence ATGAAGCGTGCCCTCACTGCGTTCGCGCTCACCACCGCCCTCGGTCTGGCCGCCCCCGCCCTGGCCGCCGACACCGTGGAGGTGGGCAAGCCCGCCCCCGACTTCAAGCTGAAGGACGAGGCCGGCAAGGAGCACTCGCTGTCCCAGTACAAGGGCAAGCTGGTGGTGCTCGAGTGGACCAACCCCGGCTGCCCCTTCGTCCAGCGCCACTACAGCGCCAACACCATGGAGACCACCCTGAAGGGCTATGACGCCAACAAGGTGGTGTGGCTGGCGGTGGACTCCACCTCCAGCAACACGGCGGACAAGTCCGCCTCCTGGAAGAAGACCGAGGGCTTCACCTACCCGGTCCTCCTGGACACCGACGGCAAGGTGGGCCACGCCTACAACGCGAAGACCACCCCGCACATGTACGTCATCGATGAGAAGGGCGTGCTGCGCTACGCGGGCGCCATCGACGATGACCCGCGCGGCAAGAAGGACACGGACGTGAACTACGTGAAGACGGCGCTGGATGCGCTCACCACGGGCAAGGCCGTGCCGACCGCCACCTCCGAGCCGTACGGCTGCACCGTGAAGTACAAGAGCTGA
- a CDS encoding vWA domain-containing protein, with product MKQMAWAMERDGEQGREVLLLVSLEAEESTPRAPVAVNLLIDRSASMRGAPLVAAIDAAQSLVAQAGPRDYIGLLAFDGVPEQLLPVRAMEPDAKTELSERLSALETGSGTALHEAVELGASSLHRVLIPGARRKLLLLTDGEPSVGPAAVADFKTLGAKVADSSVTLHALGLGRHYIPEILEALSAPSGTGFAHADDAEALPTTVAGMVTELFGEVASDARIHVLPTGFSELRCRHRYSTRLEGDAMSVLLGAVSQACLRRALFTGRLAGADWNFSLTASYVENGDTRRPSIPLIRVASDSVQGRRVSAVNTELDLVAAEGAAWKSLSRRDVEAAGRALAQAESALRELVRLNVEDVPARRHLERLADLRLAVERRVAELPALLVRRAKAEGARTSVSQVMRLPAASKKKVEH from the coding sequence ATGAAGCAGATGGCCTGGGCGATGGAGCGGGACGGCGAGCAGGGCCGGGAAGTCCTCTTGCTGGTCTCCCTGGAGGCCGAGGAGAGCACCCCCCGTGCCCCCGTCGCCGTGAACCTCCTCATCGATCGCAGCGCGTCCATGCGCGGCGCCCCCCTGGTGGCCGCCATCGATGCGGCCCAGTCGCTCGTGGCCCAGGCCGGGCCGCGTGACTACATCGGCCTGCTCGCCTTCGATGGCGTCCCCGAGCAGCTCCTGCCCGTGCGCGCCATGGAGCCCGATGCCAAGACGGAGCTCTCCGAGCGGCTCTCCGCCCTGGAGACGGGCTCGGGCACCGCGCTCCACGAGGCCGTGGAGCTGGGCGCCTCCTCGCTTCACCGCGTCCTCATCCCCGGCGCGCGCCGCAAGCTCCTGCTGCTCACCGATGGCGAGCCCTCCGTGGGCCCCGCCGCCGTGGCCGACTTCAAGACGCTGGGCGCCAAGGTGGCCGACTCCAGCGTTACCCTCCACGCGCTCGGCCTGGGCCGCCACTACATCCCGGAGATTCTCGAGGCGCTCAGCGCCCCGTCCGGCACCGGGTTTGCCCACGCGGATGACGCCGAGGCGCTGCCCACCACCGTGGCCGGCATGGTGACCGAGCTCTTCGGCGAGGTGGCCTCGGATGCGCGCATCCACGTGCTGCCCACGGGCTTCTCCGAGCTGCGCTGCCGCCACCGCTACTCCACGCGCCTGGAGGGCGATGCCATGAGCGTGCTGCTCGGGGCCGTGTCCCAGGCCTGTCTGCGCCGTGCCCTCTTCACCGGGCGCCTGGCGGGGGCCGACTGGAACTTCAGCCTGACCGCCTCCTATGTGGAGAACGGCGATACGCGCAGGCCCTCCATCCCCCTGATTCGCGTCGCCTCCGACAGCGTGCAGGGGCGGCGCGTGAGCGCGGTGAACACGGAGTTGGACCTGGTGGCCGCCGAGGGGGCGGCCTGGAAGTCGCTCTCCCGGCGCGATGTGGAGGCCGCCGGGCGGGCCCTCGCCCAGGCCGAGTCCGCCCTGCGGGAGCTGGTCCGGCTTAACGTGGAGGACGTGCCCGCCCGCCGCCACCTGGAGCGGCTGGCCGACCTGCGCCTGGCCGTGGAGCGCCGCGTGGCGGAGCTGCCCGCGCTCCTGGTGCGCCGCGCCAAGGCCGAGGGCGCCCGGACCTCCGTCAGTCAGGTCATGCGCCTGCCCGCCGCCTCCAAGAAGAAGGTGGAGCACTGA
- a CDS encoding protein-disulfide reductase DsbD family protein has translation MTRRCRAMWAGVLLWAGSAVAWAELPASAVRSGAPDEGEPRVEAALLVDATQVKPGDAFRVGVRFRMDPDWHIYWKNPGDSGLSTEVSWDTPGTTVGELRWPFPATFRTPDNFIVTHGYHHEVILFAEARASAQAEGALTLSAAVDALVCAERCIPAEMVLTRSVPVGPETLRDVEATAAFDAFQAQVPLGEEAAVHTASLTLDAPTLQAGQPFTGTLTVAAREGQPPVPGVEGDFFVSDRLPGIAKVALTQQAPGRYRLEGKAEPGEPPAEAPRLKGVLRLGTAQAGFQSLEVNLAMAPMVPAPPEAVAAAPAPAPAFPKPGAASVAAAPAESPLSLGVALLFAFLGGAILNLMPCVFPVLALKAYGFTRLVQEDRRHVGMHALAYTGGIVGSMGVLAAVVLAVRAGGASVGWGFQFQEPLFVAGVSAVLVAFALNLFGVYHLGADGTAIAGKVDATSGLARSAGEGMLAVVLATPCSAPLLGTAVGFAFAAGPLTVVATFVALGLGLALPFCVLVMVPGLAKRLPKPGAWMEVGKQLLGFALLGTTVWLLWVMGGLAGVDGMARLLAFLVAVALGAWLYGRSQATEGTWKWVGRGVALALLLGMGGFALRFEEAAAGRQASTTAHAQPWEEAAVASALQAGQPVFIDFTADWCLTCKFNERTVLAREDVRAAFARHQVAFFVADWTRRDARISAQLAAHGRAGVPMYLVISPSAPAQPEVLPELLTQDLVIQAVERAAGHRRDAT, from the coding sequence ATGACGCGGCGGTGTCGAGCGATGTGGGCTGGGGTGCTCCTGTGGGCAGGCAGCGCGGTGGCGTGGGCGGAGCTGCCCGCCTCGGCCGTGCGCAGCGGTGCGCCCGACGAGGGGGAGCCCCGGGTCGAGGCGGCGCTGCTGGTGGATGCCACCCAGGTGAAGCCGGGGGACGCGTTCCGGGTGGGCGTGCGGTTCCGGATGGACCCGGACTGGCACATCTACTGGAAGAACCCCGGGGACTCGGGGCTGTCCACCGAGGTGTCGTGGGACACGCCGGGCACCACCGTGGGCGAGCTGCGCTGGCCCTTCCCCGCCACCTTCCGCACCCCGGACAACTTCATCGTCACCCATGGCTACCACCACGAGGTGATTCTCTTCGCGGAGGCGCGCGCCTCGGCCCAGGCCGAGGGGGCCCTCACGCTGTCGGCCGCGGTGGATGCGCTGGTGTGCGCCGAGCGGTGCATCCCCGCGGAGATGGTGCTCACCCGCTCGGTGCCCGTGGGGCCCGAGACGCTGCGGGACGTGGAGGCCACGGCCGCCTTCGATGCCTTCCAGGCCCAGGTGCCGCTCGGGGAGGAGGCCGCGGTCCACACCGCCTCGCTCACCCTGGATGCGCCCACGCTTCAGGCCGGGCAGCCCTTCACGGGCACCCTCACCGTGGCGGCGCGCGAGGGGCAGCCGCCCGTGCCCGGCGTGGAGGGGGACTTCTTCGTGTCCGATCGCCTGCCGGGAATCGCCAAGGTGGCCCTCACGCAGCAGGCCCCGGGCCGCTACCGCCTGGAGGGCAAGGCCGAGCCGGGTGAGCCGCCCGCCGAGGCCCCCCGGCTCAAGGGCGTGCTGCGGCTGGGCACCGCCCAGGCGGGATTCCAGTCCCTGGAGGTGAACCTGGCGATGGCGCCCATGGTGCCCGCCCCGCCGGAGGCCGTGGCCGCGGCGCCCGCGCCCGCGCCTGCCTTCCCGAAGCCGGGGGCCGCCTCGGTGGCGGCCGCGCCGGCCGAGTCCCCGCTGTCCCTGGGCGTGGCGCTGCTGTTCGCCTTCCTGGGCGGCGCCATCCTCAACCTCATGCCGTGCGTCTTCCCGGTGCTGGCGCTCAAGGCATATGGCTTCACGCGCCTGGTCCAGGAGGACCGCCGGCACGTGGGCATGCACGCCCTGGCGTACACGGGCGGCATCGTCGGGTCGATGGGCGTGCTGGCCGCGGTGGTGCTGGCGGTGCGCGCCGGCGGGGCGAGCGTGGGCTGGGGCTTCCAGTTCCAGGAGCCGCTCTTCGTCGCCGGGGTGAGCGCGGTGCTGGTGGCGTTCGCGCTCAACCTCTTTGGCGTCTACCACCTGGGCGCGGATGGCACGGCCATCGCGGGCAAGGTGGATGCCACGAGCGGCCTGGCGCGCAGCGCGGGCGAGGGCATGCTGGCGGTGGTGCTCGCCACGCCGTGCTCGGCGCCCCTCCTGGGCACGGCGGTGGGCTTTGCCTTCGCGGCGGGGCCGCTCACGGTGGTGGCCACCTTCGTCGCGCTGGGGCTCGGGCTGGCGCTGCCCTTCTGCGTGCTGGTGATGGTGCCGGGGCTGGCCAAGCGGCTGCCGAAGCCGGGCGCGTGGATGGAGGTGGGCAAGCAGCTCCTGGGCTTCGCGCTGCTGGGCACCACGGTGTGGCTCCTGTGGGTGATGGGGGGCCTTGCCGGGGTGGACGGCATGGCGCGGCTGCTCGCGTTCCTCGTGGCGGTGGCCCTGGGCGCGTGGCTGTATGGGCGCTCGCAGGCCACGGAAGGCACGTGGAAGTGGGTGGGGCGCGGCGTGGCGCTGGCGCTGCTGCTGGGCATGGGCGGCTTCGCGCTGCGCTTCGAGGAGGCGGCCGCCGGGCGCCAGGCCTCCACCACGGCGCATGCGCAGCCCTGGGAGGAGGCCGCGGTGGCCTCGGCGCTCCAGGCCGGCCAGCCCGTCTTCATCGACTTCACCGCCGACTGGTGCCTCACCTGCAAGTTCAACGAGCGCACGGTGCTGGCGCGCGAGGACGTGCGCGCCGCCTTCGCGCGGCACCAGGTGGCCTTCTTCGTGGCGGACTGGACGCGGCGGGATGCGCGCATCTCGGCCCAGCTGGCCGCGCATGGCCGGGCCGGCGTGCCCATGTATCTGGTCATCAGCCCCTCGGCGCCGGCGCAGCCGGAGGTTCTTCCGGAATTGCTCACGCAGGACCTTGTTATCCAGGCCGTGGAGCGTGCGGCCGGACACCGCCGTGATGCGACATGA